From Numida meleagris isolate 19003 breed g44 Domestic line chromosome 4, NumMel1.0, whole genome shotgun sequence, the proteins below share one genomic window:
- the LOC110399050 gene encoding uncharacterized protein LOC110399050, which produces MGHGTWLLCTWAGSIDSHLQEQLPQARCSLWRGTRWGTCSAPRRKGTRPCQGNKGPCCVTASTPAPRAVPHSAVLHHGERTWAGRVLPLGCPSALPTDPPHGQALCQGNRAMERLLGCWLGGPYGATFHLCRFELQCVHHMALSGARKPVKGRAREQGQRPAGKRPQAAEPPTAARSVAPGGSASHQGPRLKGTSLAVRVFLQPGAPSLGRRQ; this is translated from the exons ATGGGGCATGGCACTTGGCTGCTCTGTACCTGGGCAGGCAGCATAGACTCCCAtctccaggagcagctgccccAGGCACGCTGCTCCCTCTGGAGAGGCACAAGGTGGGGGACGTGTAGTGCCCCCAGACGGAAGGGGACCAGACCCTGCCAAGGCAACAAGGGGCCCTGTTGTGTCACGGCTTCCACTCCAGCCCCACGGGCAGTGCCTCACAGTGCAGTGCTCCACCATGGGGAGCGGACATGGGCAGGCAGGGTGCTACCACTGGGGTGCCCAAGTGCGCTCCCCACTGACCCTCCCCATGGGCAAGCACTGTGCCAGGGGAACAGAGCCATGGAAAGACTTCTGGGATGCTGGCTGGGGGGGCCCTATGGGGCCACCTTTCACCTCTGCAG GTTTGAACTGCAGTGTGTTCATCACATGGCACTCAGCGGCGCAAGGAAACCCGTGAAAG GGCGTGCCAGGGAGCAGGGCCAGAGGCCTGCAGGGAAGCGCCCTCAAGCAGCAGAGCCTCCAACAGCAGCCAGGAGCGTGGCCCCGGGAGGCAGTGCCAGCCACCAG GGACCCAGGCTGAAAGGTACCTCCCTGGCTGTGAGGGTCTTCTTGCAGCCAGGTGCCCCAAGCCTGGGGCGAAGGCAGTGA
- the DUSP28 gene encoding dual specificity phosphatase 28, translated as MLLGGGSQCAAGAGDTAPLASGAAVGKVTASLLISNARTACNVELLVREGVTFCVNVTRQQPFPGLQQAQGMRVPVFDDPAEDLYCYFDPCSDAIEEAVKSGGKCLVFCKNGRSRSAAICTAYLMKHQNLPLKDAFETVKTARPVAEPNAGFWSQLQRYEEDLKILKQSDLPSKGLNSF; from the exons ATGCTGCTGGGAGGCGGCAGCCAGTgcgctgctggtgctggggacaCCGCGCCCTTGGCCAGCGGAGCTGCAGTGGGCAAGGTGACCGCTTCACTGCTCATCAGCAATGCCAGGACAGCCTGCAACGTGGAGCTGCTCGTGCGAGAGGGGGTCACCTTCTGCGTGAATGTCACCAGGCAGCAGCCCTTCCCTGGCCTCCAGCAGGCCCAAGGCATGCGCGTGCCTGTTTTCGATGACCCAGCTGAGGACCTGTACTGCTATTTTGACCCGTGCAGCGATGCCATAGAAGAAGCTGTCAAGAGCGGCGGGAAGTGCCTGGTGTTCTGTAAGAACGGCCGCAGCAGATCCGCTGCTATCTGCACTGCTTACCTGATGAAACACCAAAACCTCCCACTCAAGGATGCTTTTGAG ACGGTGAAGACTGCCAGGCCAGTAGCAGAACCCAATGCAGGGTTTTGGTCTCAGCTACAGAGATATGAAGAAGATTTGAAAATACTAAAGCAGTCTGATCTGCCGAGCAAAGGACTgaactcattttaa